The following coding sequences lie in one Actinomyces capricornis genomic window:
- a CDS encoding glycosyltransferase → MRIAQVSAHYPPNFVSGGTLVPQRIARLVAAAGHESHVYAGYLDDSRTPLETWTQADGHGVEVTWLVTTPWTAWSDPLNFDNPGAAQAFAAWLEQVRPDVVHIHSLQTLGVGLVEAAHRFGARVVLTMHDFWWFGSRQFLVDHDMRPCSLVSECGSCDCDSAPQLRGRGARLRRALHSADLVLAPSASAARVFAANGVDPDRLRVNENGLPDDQLARLGTTPRARTGQGPLRLMYAGGEQEMKGFHILTQAARSIGQREGLSLDAYGVGAAAAKGMPSWFHAREAFKPEELLSVLEDHDVLVLPSVMRESHSILTREALAAGLAVVCTDTLGPEEAVAEGVNGHVVPAGEPGALAEVLQCLADDPAAARTLTGQGSASPIRSLSQQGAELLGIYDGLAQDRGTDPSSPMLLEPAGEQPDILAAQAQLLHRILFIVGIDGAPLRYRCYLPAEALALHGHEVTVRHYSDPRLSQDIHEADAVVLYRVPATDRILGIIEELKARPEPVPVLFDVDDLIFDSTLRGRLDGLASLSAAEQDLWWHGVDRYRTTMEACDGFVGSTQTLCQEATRLTGMPSYRFSNGVGIPLARASDTAVRTEPTAPSGTSAPGEGSAQGADGAQQAAGPSATAASEERGSVTIGYFSGTTTHDADWAAVEPAVIAVMRRHPRVRLTLGGHLKPTRALAEFGDRVSRMPFTSWLELPTLLRRTDICLAPLTGDSIFNEAKSAIKWLEAALVSRPTIASPTQPFREVIEPGRTGMLASTTAEWEEALEALVTSVSLRTRMGAMARREALLRFSPFLQGRVYRELLARAAIRVRLEGHRGDSAWEPVSDPEPASPIPVELDPYGPDVAPRHLVAPTSTDRAKRLARRAVAMARTEGAGPVLRRARQKVARRLRG, encoded by the coding sequence ATGAGGATTGCCCAGGTCTCTGCCCACTACCCGCCGAACTTCGTCTCGGGAGGGACCCTGGTGCCCCAGCGCATCGCGCGCCTCGTGGCGGCCGCCGGGCACGAGTCCCACGTCTACGCCGGATACCTGGACGACTCGCGCACCCCCCTGGAGACCTGGACGCAGGCCGACGGCCACGGGGTGGAGGTCACCTGGCTGGTGACCACGCCGTGGACGGCCTGGAGCGACCCGCTCAACTTCGACAACCCCGGGGCCGCCCAGGCCTTCGCCGCCTGGCTGGAGCAGGTGCGCCCCGACGTCGTGCACATCCACTCCCTGCAGACCCTGGGGGTGGGCCTGGTGGAGGCCGCACACCGCTTCGGGGCGAGGGTGGTCCTCACGATGCACGACTTCTGGTGGTTCGGCTCCCGCCAGTTCCTGGTGGACCACGACATGCGGCCCTGCTCCCTGGTCAGCGAGTGCGGCTCCTGCGACTGCGACTCCGCCCCCCAGCTGCGCGGGCGCGGCGCCCGGCTGCGCCGGGCCCTGCACAGCGCCGACCTGGTCCTGGCGCCCTCGGCCTCCGCCGCCCGGGTCTTCGCGGCCAACGGGGTGGACCCCGATCGCCTGCGCGTCAACGAGAACGGCCTTCCCGATGACCAGCTCGCCCGGCTGGGAACCACCCCCCGGGCGCGCACCGGACAGGGCCCCCTGCGGCTCATGTACGCCGGGGGGGAGCAGGAGATGAAGGGCTTCCACATCCTGACTCAGGCGGCACGCAGCATCGGGCAGCGCGAGGGGCTGAGCCTGGATGCCTACGGGGTGGGGGCGGCGGCCGCCAAGGGCATGCCCTCGTGGTTCCACGCCCGCGAGGCCTTCAAGCCCGAGGAGCTCCTGAGCGTCCTGGAGGACCATGACGTGCTGGTGCTGCCCTCGGTGATGCGCGAGTCCCACTCGATCCTCACCCGCGAGGCCCTGGCCGCGGGCCTGGCCGTGGTGTGCACCGACACCCTGGGGCCTGAGGAGGCCGTGGCCGAGGGCGTCAACGGGCATGTGGTGCCCGCCGGGGAGCCCGGCGCCCTGGCCGAGGTCCTCCAGTGCCTGGCCGACGACCCCGCCGCCGCCCGGACCCTGACCGGCCAGGGCTCGGCCTCCCCGATCCGCTCCCTGTCCCAGCAGGGCGCCGAGCTGCTGGGGATCTATGACGGGCTCGCCCAGGACCGGGGCACCGATCCCTCCAGCCCCATGCTGCTGGAGCCCGCCGGCGAGCAGCCCGACATCCTGGCAGCGCAGGCCCAGCTGCTCCACCGCATCCTGTTCATCGTGGGCATCGACGGCGCCCCCCTGCGCTACCGCTGCTACCTGCCCGCCGAGGCCCTGGCCCTGCACGGCCACGAGGTCACGGTGCGCCACTACTCCGACCCGCGCCTGTCCCAGGACATCCACGAGGCCGACGCCGTGGTCCTCTACCGCGTGCCGGCCACCGACCGCATCCTGGGGATCATCGAGGAGCTCAAGGCCCGCCCCGAGCCGGTCCCCGTCCTGTTCGACGTCGACGACCTCATCTTCGACTCCACCCTGCGCGGCCGCCTCGATGGCCTGGCCTCCCTGTCCGCGGCCGAGCAGGACCTGTGGTGGCACGGCGTGGACCGCTACCGCACCACCATGGAGGCCTGCGACGGCTTCGTGGGCTCGACCCAGACGCTGTGCCAGGAGGCCACCCGGCTGACCGGCATGCCCTCCTACCGCTTCTCCAACGGGGTGGGCATCCCCCTGGCGCGGGCCTCGGACACGGCGGTGCGCACCGAGCCCACTGCGCCGTCAGGCACCAGTGCCCCGGGCGAGGGCTCGGCGCAGGGTGCCGACGGCGCCCAGCAGGCCGCCGGCCCGTCGGCCACGGCGGCGAGCGAGGAGAGGGGCAGCGTCACCATCGGCTACTTCTCGGGCACGACGACCCATGACGCCGACTGGGCCGCCGTTGAGCCGGCCGTCATCGCCGTCATGCGCCGCCACCCCCGAGTGCGCCTGACCCTGGGCGGGCACCTCAAGCCCACCCGGGCCCTGGCCGAGTTCGGGGACCGGGTCTCGCGCATGCCCTTCACCTCCTGGCTGGAGCTGCCCACCCTGCTGCGCCGCACCGACATCTGCCTGGCGCCCCTGACCGGGGACTCGATCTTCAATGAGGCCAAGTCGGCGATCAAGTGGCTGGAGGCGGCCCTGGTCTCGCGCCCCACCATCGCCAGCCCCACCCAGCCCTTCCGGGAGGTCATCGAGCCGGGCCGCACCGGCATGCTGGCCTCCACGACGGCCGAGTGGGAGGAGGCGCTGGAGGCGCTGGTGACCTCGGTGTCCCTGCGCACCCGCATGGGCGCGATGGCCAGGCGCGAGGCGCTGCTGCGCTTCTCGCCCTTCCTCCAGGGCCGCGTCTACCGCGAGCTGCTGGCCCGGGCGGCCATCAGGGTGCGCCTGGAGGGCCACCGCGGCGACTCTGCCTGGGAGCCTGTCTCCGACCCCGAGCCCGCCTCGCCCATCCCTGTGGAGCTCGACCCCTACGGCCCCGACGTGGCCCCTCGCCACCTGGTGGCCCCCACCTCCACGGACCGGGCCAAGCGCCTGGCGCGCCGAGCCGTGGCCATGGCGCGCACGGAGGGTGCGGGACCGGTGCTGCGCCGCGCCCGCCAGAAAGTGGCCCGGCGCCTGCGCGGGTAG